The following are encoded together in the Dickeya lacustris genome:
- a CDS encoding beta-galactosidase yields MSSTSTHLPVSGLSLAAILARRDWENPACPHIRRLEAHPPFSSWRNLADARDDRPSERRVSLNGEWAFSYFSQPQAVPESWLAQDLPHADRITVPSNWQLAGYDAPIYTNIKYPIPVNPPFVPDDNPTGCYSLTFSLPDNWQHSGQTRIVFDGVNSAFHLWCNGQWVGYSQDSRLPAEFDLSPCLQAGENRLAVLVLRWSDGTYLEDQDMWRMSGIYRDVYLLHKPLIHLSDVQITTPLRHDYSQGTLCVSARATLPTTLPATSTADGPQHAPRLQVQLWRAGQCIAQGHAPFGTPAIDERGAYHDRVTLQLDVAHPALWSAEQPHLYRAVVALEQADGVLIEAEAYDVGFREVAIRDGLLQLNGQPLLIRGTNRHEHHPTLGQAIDEATMVQDILLMKQHNFNAVRCSHYPNHPLWYRLCDRYGLYVVDEANIETHGMQPMSRLSNDPGWLPAYAERVTRMVQRDRNHPCIIIWSLGNESGYGPTHAALYQWVKQQDPTRPVQYEGGGANTPATDIVCPMYARVDQDQPFPAVPKWSIKKWIGLPGEQRPLILCEYAHAMGNSLGGFDRYWQAFRQYPRLQGGFVWDWVDQALVREQNGKTHWAYGGDFGDKPNDRQFCLNGLVFPDRTPHPSLYEAQRAQQFFQFTRHANAPLTCTITSEYLFRHTDNEELHWRIMQDDVQLASGCVTLDIAPQGQQTLVLLPHIPAAQNHADMWLTLEVIQPAATAWSSAGHRCAWDQWPLPQPLARPAPRAQPAARPQRIDTDSTIDIQLGEQRWSFDKQSGLLAQWWREGKPQFVTPLQDNLARAPLDNDIGISEVDNIDPNAWVERWKLAGFYRYQTQCQHIDAETLSDRIVVTTEHIGHDQQQVLFISRKRWQITAEGIVDVSVEVELSSTLPPPARVGLSVQLADVHPEVSWLGLGPHENYPDRRLSALHGRWHQPLEAMHTPYIFPSENGLRCHTRQLHYGDWQISGDFHFGIGRYSRQQLMDCTHQHLLQPEAGTWLNLDGFHMGIGGDDSWSPSVAPDFLLTAPHYRYQLQLQLR; encoded by the coding sequence ATGTCCAGCACCAGCACACATCTTCCCGTATCCGGCCTCTCGTTGGCCGCCATACTCGCCCGGCGAGACTGGGAAAACCCGGCCTGCCCGCATATCCGCCGTCTGGAGGCCCACCCGCCGTTCTCAAGCTGGCGTAATCTGGCAGACGCAAGGGATGACCGCCCCTCCGAGCGCCGTGTGTCTCTTAATGGCGAATGGGCATTCAGCTACTTCAGCCAACCGCAGGCGGTGCCGGAAAGCTGGCTGGCACAGGATTTACCCCATGCCGATCGCATCACGGTGCCCTCCAACTGGCAGTTGGCAGGCTATGACGCACCGATTTACACCAACATCAAATACCCGATCCCGGTTAACCCGCCTTTCGTGCCTGATGACAACCCCACCGGCTGTTACTCGCTCACATTCTCACTCCCCGACAACTGGCAACACAGCGGGCAAACCCGCATTGTGTTTGATGGCGTCAACTCGGCTTTTCATCTGTGGTGTAACGGGCAATGGGTCGGTTATTCACAAGACAGCCGCCTGCCCGCCGAATTTGACCTGAGCCCTTGCCTGCAGGCGGGGGAAAACCGGCTGGCAGTGCTGGTGTTGCGCTGGTCTGACGGCACCTATCTGGAAGACCAGGATATGTGGCGCATGAGCGGCATCTACCGCGACGTTTACCTGCTGCACAAACCGCTCATCCACCTCAGCGATGTGCAGATAACCACGCCACTGCGCCATGACTACAGCCAGGGCACGCTGTGCGTCAGCGCCCGGGCTACATTACCGACAACATTACCGGCCACATCCACCGCCGACGGGCCGCAGCACGCGCCGCGATTACAGGTGCAACTCTGGCGCGCCGGGCAGTGCATCGCTCAGGGCCACGCCCCCTTCGGCACCCCGGCCATTGATGAGCGCGGCGCTTATCATGACCGGGTGACATTGCAACTGGACGTTGCACATCCTGCGCTCTGGAGCGCCGAACAGCCGCATTTGTACCGCGCCGTTGTCGCGCTGGAACAGGCCGATGGCGTATTGATTGAGGCTGAAGCCTATGACGTCGGCTTTCGGGAAGTGGCGATTCGCGACGGGTTACTGCAACTGAATGGCCAACCGCTGCTGATTCGCGGCACTAATCGCCATGAGCACCACCCCACACTCGGTCAGGCCATTGATGAAGCGACGATGGTGCAGGACATCCTGCTGATGAAGCAGCACAATTTCAATGCGGTGCGTTGCTCTCATTACCCGAATCATCCGCTGTGGTATCGCCTGTGCGACCGCTATGGCCTGTACGTGGTGGATGAAGCCAATATTGAAACGCACGGCATGCAACCGATGAGCCGCCTCTCTAACGACCCAGGCTGGCTGCCCGCCTATGCCGAACGCGTCACACGTATGGTGCAACGCGATCGCAACCACCCTTGCATTATTATCTGGTCGCTGGGCAATGAGTCGGGCTATGGGCCGACCCATGCGGCACTATACCAATGGGTCAAACAGCAAGACCCGACCCGGCCAGTGCAATATGAAGGCGGCGGCGCGAATACACCGGCAACTGACATTGTCTGCCCGATGTACGCTCGCGTCGATCAAGACCAGCCGTTCCCGGCGGTGCCGAAGTGGTCTATCAAAAAATGGATTGGACTGCCGGGCGAACAGCGCCCGCTGATCTTGTGTGAATACGCCCATGCCATGGGCAACAGCCTCGGCGGATTTGACCGCTACTGGCAGGCGTTTCGCCAATACCCGCGTCTGCAAGGCGGTTTCGTGTGGGACTGGGTCGATCAGGCGCTGGTTCGTGAGCAAAATGGCAAAACGCACTGGGCCTATGGCGGTGACTTTGGCGATAAGCCAAACGATCGTCAGTTCTGCCTCAATGGTCTGGTGTTCCCCGACCGCACGCCGCACCCGTCGCTGTATGAAGCGCAGCGCGCCCAACAGTTCTTCCAGTTCACCCGGCACGCAAACGCGCCGCTAACCTGCACCATTACCAGCGAATACCTGTTTCGCCACACTGATAATGAAGAGCTGCACTGGCGCATTATGCAAGATGACGTACAACTGGCATCAGGCTGCGTCACGCTGGATATTGCGCCGCAGGGGCAACAGACGCTGGTGTTATTGCCGCACATCCCGGCGGCGCAAAACCATGCCGATATGTGGCTGACGCTCGAGGTGATACAACCTGCTGCCACCGCCTGGTCGAGCGCCGGTCATCGCTGCGCCTGGGATCAATGGCCACTTCCGCAGCCATTAGCCCGGCCAGCTCCGCGCGCGCAGCCTGCCGCGCGCCCGCAACGGATAGACACCGACAGCACTATCGACATTCAGCTCGGCGAACAGCGCTGGTCGTTTGATAAGCAAAGCGGCCTGCTGGCCCAATGGTGGCGTGAGGGTAAACCGCAGTTTGTCACACCGCTGCAAGATAATCTGGCGCGCGCGCCGCTTGATAACGACATCGGCATCAGTGAAGTGGATAATATTGACCCCAATGCCTGGGTGGAGCGCTGGAAACTGGCCGGTTTCTATCGCTACCAGACACAATGCCAGCACATTGATGCCGAAACCCTCAGCGACCGCATCGTTGTCACCACCGAGCACATCGGCCATGACCAGCAACAGGTGCTGTTTATCAGCCGCAAGCGCTGGCAGATAACCGCCGAAGGCATCGTTGACGTCAGTGTCGAGGTCGAACTGTCCAGCACCCTGCCGCCACCGGCACGGGTAGGATTGAGCGTGCAGTTGGCAGACGTCCACCCTGAGGTCAGTTGGCTTGGGCTCGGGCCGCATGAAAACTACCCCGATCGCCGCCTCAGCGCCCTGCATGGCCGCTGGCACCAGCCGCTGGAAGCGATGCACACGCCGTACATTTTCCCCTCAGAAAATGGCCTGCGCTGCCACACCCGGCAGTTGCACTACGGCGACTGGCAGATTAGCGGTGATTTCCACTTCGGCATCGGCCGCTACAGCCGACAGCAACTGATGGATTGCACCCACCAGCATCTGTTACAGCCTGAAGCGGGCACCTGGCTCAATCTCGACGGCTTCCACATGGGCATCGGCGGCGATGACTCCTGGAGCCCAAGCGTTGCGCCAGACTTCCTGCTCACCGCTCCGCATTACCGCTACCAATTACAGTTACAACTGCGCTAA